A genomic region of Bosea sp. 124 contains the following coding sequences:
- the ssb gene encoding single-stranded DNA-binding protein, with translation MAGSVNKVILVGNLGRDPEVRRLGSGEPVVNLRIATSETWRDKQSGEKKERTEWHSVVIFNENLAKVAEQYLKKGSKIYVEGQLQTRKWQDQSGVEKYTTEIVLQRFRGELTILDSRGQGGSDEYGEGGGSMEDRSSGSSFGRSGPASGGGGSRQPAMAGGSGGGRSSSSHLDDDIPF, from the coding sequence ATGGCTGGTAGCGTCAACAAGGTCATTCTGGTCGGCAATCTCGGCCGCGATCCTGAGGTCCGGCGTCTCGGCTCGGGCGAGCCGGTCGTCAATCTGCGCATCGCCACCTCCGAAACCTGGCGCGACAAGCAGTCGGGCGAGAAGAAGGAGCGCACCGAGTGGCACTCGGTCGTGATCTTCAACGAGAACCTCGCCAAGGTCGCCGAGCAATATCTGAAGAAGGGCTCGAAGATCTATGTCGAGGGCCAGCTCCAGACCCGCAAATGGCAGGATCAGTCGGGCGTCGAGAAGTACACGACCGAGATCGTGCTGCAGCGCTTCCGCGGCGAGCTGACCATCCTCGACAGCCGCGGGCAGGGCGGTTCCGACGAGTATGGCGAGGGCGGCGGATCGATGGAGGATCGTTCCTCGGGCTCGTCCTTCGGCCGCTCGGGTCCGGCGAGCGGTGGCGGCGGCTCGCGCCAGCCGGCGATGGCGGGCGGCAGCGGTGGCGGGCGCTCGTCCTCCAGCCATCTCGACGACGACATCCCGTTCTAG
- a CDS encoding MarC family protein, giving the protein MHLDFLTSALVTLLVTLDPPGLAPIFLSLTQGMSVGERRQVAIRACIIAFGILAFFGVAGDVVLKALGVSLPAFRIAGGLLLFWIAFEMVFERRSERKQQTATTAITQDHIRNVAAFPLAIPLMAGPGALTAIILLAGRAEGDPLRLAALAVICGLVIASCLAVFWLAVPMARLLGVTGNIVLTRLLGVILAALAVQFVIDGVGAVVRAG; this is encoded by the coding sequence ATGCATCTCGATTTCCTGACCTCCGCGCTGGTGACACTCCTGGTCACGCTCGATCCGCCGGGGCTGGCGCCGATCTTCCTGTCGCTGACGCAGGGCATGTCGGTGGGGGAGCGCCGGCAGGTCGCGATCCGCGCCTGCATCATCGCCTTCGGCATCCTGGCCTTCTTCGGGGTGGCGGGGGATGTCGTGCTGAAGGCGCTCGGCGTCTCGCTGCCGGCCTTCCGCATCGCCGGCGGGCTGCTGCTGTTCTGGATCGCCTTCGAAATGGTGTTCGAGCGCCGCAGCGAGCGCAAGCAGCAGACCGCGACGACCGCGATCACTCAGGATCATATCCGCAACGTCGCGGCCTTTCCGCTGGCGATCCCGCTGATGGCGGGGCCGGGTGCGCTGACGGCGATCATCCTGCTGGCGGGGCGGGCGGAGGGCGATCCGCTGCGGCTCGCCGCGCTCGCCGTGATCTGCGGGCTGGTGATCGCGTCGTGCCTCGCCGTCTTCTGGCTCGCCGTGCCGATGGCCCGCCTGCTCGGCGTGACCGGCAACATCGTGCTGACGCGGCTGCTCGGCGTGATCCTGGCGGCGCTGGCGGTGCAGTTCGTGATCGACGGGGTGGGCGCTGTGGTCAGGGCGGGGTAG
- a CDS encoding DUF6622 family protein → MINGIIQGTPHWVWLLLGYLVFIGVKARQPGEVSLVKLAIVPVLLTAWSLHELTRLFDPTPATVGLWLLGAAAGLGLGVALVRRLALTVDRARGVIRHPGDPTLLPLVLATFLVKYGFAVMQSLAPAALRTGWTGTADLLLSGLFVGIFLGKFATYALRYRRAGEQVAPG, encoded by the coding sequence ATGATCAACGGCATCATACAGGGCACGCCGCACTGGGTCTGGCTTCTTCTCGGCTATCTCGTCTTCATCGGCGTCAAGGCGCGCCAGCCGGGCGAAGTCAGCCTGGTCAAGCTCGCCATCGTTCCCGTCTTGCTGACGGCCTGGAGCCTGCACGAACTGACGCGCCTGTTCGACCCGACGCCGGCGACGGTCGGCCTCTGGCTGCTCGGAGCGGCGGCCGGGCTCGGCCTCGGTGTCGCGCTCGTGCGCCGGCTGGCGCTGACCGTCGACCGCGCGCGCGGCGTCATCCGGCACCCCGGCGATCCGACCCTGCTGCCGCTGGTGCTGGCGACCTTCCTGGTCAAATACGGCTTCGCCGTCATGCAGTCGCTCGCCCCCGCTGCGCTCCGGACGGGCTGGACCGGCACGGCCGACCTCCTCCTCAGCGGCCTCTTCGTCGGCATCTTCCTCGGCAAGTTCGCAACCTATGCGCTGCGTTACCGCCGCGCCGGGGAGCAGGTCGCGCCCGGCTGA
- a CDS encoding DinB family protein, with protein sequence MDELRPYRAMACNNLWANHRLLSACALLSPDEFVAKRTGFFPSLRATLNHILIIDRFYIDAMEGGRLGPAAWADREPCATLPALQAAQEAMDRRLIAVVEAAGGAGLARVVEVHRGARIQRERLDRLLLHLFQHQVHHRGQAHAMLSGTMVAPPQLDEFFSAGEASLRADEFAALGLTEAMVWGEDESRP encoded by the coding sequence ATGGATGAGCTGCGTCCGTACCGGGCCATGGCCTGCAACAACCTCTGGGCCAACCACCGGCTGCTGAGCGCCTGCGCCTTGCTGTCACCGGACGAATTCGTGGCGAAACGTACGGGTTTCTTCCCGAGCCTGCGCGCGACGCTCAATCACATCCTGATCATCGACCGCTTCTATATCGACGCCATGGAGGGCGGCCGGCTCGGGCCGGCGGCCTGGGCCGATCGGGAGCCTTGCGCGACGCTTCCGGCCCTGCAGGCCGCGCAGGAGGCGATGGACCGGCGCCTGATCGCTGTTGTCGAGGCTGCCGGCGGGGCGGGCCTTGCCCGCGTGGTCGAGGTGCATCGTGGCGCGCGAATCCAGCGCGAGCGGCTCGACCGGCTGCTGCTGCACCTGTTCCAGCATCAGGTGCATCATCGCGGCCAGGCCCATGCCATGCTCAGCGGCACGATGGTGGCGCCGCCGCAGCTCGACGAGTTCTTCTCAGCTGGCGAGGCGAGCTTGCGGGCCGATGAGTTCGCGGCACTCGGCCTGACCGAGGCGATGGTCTGGGGCGAGGACGAGAGCAGGCCCTGA
- a CDS encoding VOC family protein yields MQKITPFLWFDHQAEQAVAFYLSVFPNAEAGPMLRCGDAGPGPKGSVLTASFTLEGLTFTALNGGPYHSFTEAVSFVVHCATQAEVDYFWEKLGDGGRYDQCSWLKDKFGLSWQIVPDRLMELLGDADGAKAARVMQAMMQMTRIDIAALERAAAG; encoded by the coding sequence GTGCAGAAGATCACGCCGTTCCTGTGGTTCGACCATCAGGCCGAACAGGCCGTCGCATTCTATCTCTCGGTCTTTCCCAATGCCGAGGCGGGCCCGATGCTGCGTTGCGGCGACGCAGGGCCAGGGCCGAAAGGCAGCGTCCTGACCGCGTCCTTCACGCTCGAGGGCCTCACCTTCACCGCGCTCAACGGCGGGCCGTATCACAGCTTCACCGAGGCCGTGTCCTTCGTCGTGCATTGCGCGACCCAGGCGGAGGTCGACTACTTCTGGGAAAAGCTTGGCGATGGCGGGCGCTACGACCAGTGTTCCTGGCTCAAGGACAAGTTCGGCCTGTCCTGGCAGATCGTGCCCGACCGGCTGATGGAATTGCTGGGCGATGCCGATGGCGCCAAAGCCGCCCGCGTCATGCAGGCGATGATGCAGATGACCAGGATCGACATCGCCGCGCTGGAGCGCGCGGCGGCCGGGTGA
- a CDS encoding M20 family metallopeptidase: MSSIDPSVSALSVWLALESPTHHAPGVNGMMDLVAHEVEGLPIAVERIAGRDGLGDSLVLRAGLGNGEPAVAILSHLDTVHPVGTSARDLPVRVEGDRLYGPGVYDMKGGAWLALQAFKEVALAGTAKRPMIFLFTPDEEIGSPTTRGLIEEIGRGCAAVLVTEPAREGGKIVTARKGVGRFEVKLEGRSAHSGTHHAKGRSAIREAAHQILAVEGMTDYARGITTSVALMGGGTAANVIPQHAWFSIDLRVTSAADGVAMESRILGLSPHDPDVRIRVGGGMNRPPYEKSAAGAELFETARKVAAGIGFDLQDCAMTGGGSDGNFTAALGVPTLDGLGIDGDGAHTLSEYALISSIAPRRALIKGLLETV; this comes from the coding sequence ATGAGCAGCATCGATCCTTCCGTTTCCGCCCTCTCCGTCTGGCTCGCGCTGGAGAGCCCCACCCATCACGCCCCCGGCGTCAACGGCATGATGGACCTCGTCGCCCATGAGGTCGAAGGTCTGCCGATCGCGGTCGAGCGCATCGCCGGACGCGACGGTCTCGGCGACAGCCTCGTCCTGCGCGCCGGCCTCGGCAACGGCGAGCCTGCGGTCGCGATCCTGTCGCATCTCGACACGGTCCACCCGGTGGGGACCAGCGCGCGCGATCTGCCGGTACGGGTCGAGGGCGACCGGCTCTACGGGCCCGGCGTCTACGACATGAAGGGCGGCGCCTGGCTGGCGCTTCAGGCTTTCAAGGAGGTCGCGCTGGCGGGCACGGCGAAGCGGCCGATGATCTTCCTGTTCACGCCGGATGAGGAGATCGGCTCGCCGACGACGCGCGGCCTGATCGAGGAGATCGGCCGCGGCTGCGCCGCCGTGCTGGTGACGGAGCCGGCTCGCGAGGGCGGCAAGATCGTCACCGCGCGCAAGGGGGTCGGGCGCTTCGAGGTCAAGTTGGAGGGGCGTTCGGCGCATTCCGGCACGCATCACGCCAAGGGCCGCAGCGCCATCCGCGAGGCCGCGCACCAGATCCTGGCGGTCGAGGGCATGACCGACTATGCGCGCGGTATCACCACCTCGGTCGCGCTGATGGGCGGCGGCACGGCGGCCAATGTCATCCCGCAGCATGCCTGGTTCAGCATCGATCTGCGCGTCACCAGCGCCGCCGACGGCGTCGCGATGGAGAGCCGGATTCTCGGCCTGTCGCCGCATGATCCAGATGTGAGGATCAGGGTCGGCGGCGGGATGAACCGTCCGCCCTACGAGAAATCGGCGGCCGGGGCGGAATTGTTCGAGACGGCGCGCAAGGTCGCGGCCGGCATCGGCTTCGATCTGCAGGACTGCGCCATGACCGGCGGCGGCTCTGACGGCAACTTCACCGCGGCGCTCGGCGTGCCGACGCTGGACGGGCTCGGTATCGACGGCGACGGCGCCCATACGCTCAGCGAATATGCGCTGATCTCCTCGATCGCGCCGCGGCGCGCCCTGATCAAGGGGTTGTTGGAGACGGTTTAA